One window of the Saccopteryx leptura isolate mSacLep1 chromosome 9, mSacLep1_pri_phased_curated, whole genome shotgun sequence genome contains the following:
- the LOC136380894 gene encoding interferon lambda-2-like, which produces MKLDLTVGCTLVLVLMTMVLTRTGAVPVSTPLPGARDCHMAQFKSLSPQEMKAFKRAKDALEESLSLKNWSCSSRPFPRTRDLRQLQVWERPVALEAELSLTLKVLGTVANLTLGDILDQPLHTLRHIHAKLQACVPAQSTAGSRPQGHLRLWLHRLHEAQKKESPDCLEASVTFNLFRLLTRDLKCVASEDLCV; this is translated from the exons ATGAAGCTGG ACTTGACTGTGGGTTGCACACTGGTGCTGGTGCTGATGACCATGGTGCTGACCAGAACAGGAGCAGTTCCTGTTTCCACGCCCCTCCCGGGTGCAAGGGACTGCCACATGGCCCAGTTCAAGTCCCTGTCCCCGCAAGAGATGAAGGCTTTCAAGAGGGCCAAGGATGCCTTG GAAGAGTCGCTCTCACTGAAGAACTGGAGCTGCAGCTCCCGCCCATTCCCCAGGACCCGGGACCTGAGGCAGCTGCAG gtGTGGGAGCGCCCTGTGGCCTTGGAGGCTGAGCTGTCCCTGACACTGAAGGTCCTGGGGACCGTGGCTAACTTAACCTTGGGAGACATCCTGGACCAGCCCCTTCACACTCTGCGCCACATCCACGCCAAGCTTCAGGCCTGT GTCCCAGCTCAGTCCACAGCAGGCTCCAGGCCGCAGGGCCACCTCCGCCTCTGGCTGCACCGCCTCCATGAGGCCCAGAAAAAG GAATCCCCTGACTGCCTCGAAGCTTCTGTTACATTCAACCTCTTCCGCCTCCTCACCCGTGACCTGAAATGTGTCGCCAGTGAAGACCTGTGTGTCTGA